Genomic window (Syntrophorhabdus sp.):
CGGGATTCAGTTTGAGCTTGCCTTCGCTCATCAGCTTGTTGATGAATTCCGCCTGATGGTAGACCTCGAAGTTGCCGCCGATCTGCGCGTATTCCTTCTTGATCGTGGTGTAGCAGTGAGGACAGGTCGTTATTATCTTCTTGATGCCTATCTCGTTGAGGAGCTCCACGTTGGCCTGGGCCGTGCCGAGGTATTGCTCTTCGTTACCGCAGCGCCTCGAGGGATCGCCGCAGCACATCTCGTCGGTGCCGAGGATGCCGAAGTTGACACCCGCCTGATTGAGTATCGTGGCAAATGCTCTCGCGACCTTTCTGTTCCTGTCGTCAAGGGAGGCAACACAACCCACCCAGTAGAGGTATTCCACCTCCTGCTCCATGGCGTTCCTGATATCGAGGCCTTCGGTCCAACCCAGCCTCTCTTTCTTGCCCATTCCGTAGGGGTTGTTGTTCTTCTGGAGGTTCTTGAAAAGAAGTTTCGTCTCCGACGTCGTCTTGCTCAGCGTAAGGGTGAGATAGCGCCTCATCTCGATATTCTTGTCGAAGGTCGGGATGGACACAGGACAATTCACCTGACAGGCCATACAGGCGGTACAGGACCACAGAGTCTCTTCCTGAATGGTGGTATCGATCATGCCGTCCTCGTTCTTCACGCCCGCACAGTGGCGTTCCCACTCGGCCTTGAGGTCCTGTATGAACTGCTTCGGAGAAAGCGGCTTGTCGGTGTTGTACGCGGGACAGAGATCCTGGCAGCGTCCGCAGCGGGTGCAGGCATCGAGGTCAAAGATCTGCCTCCACGTAAAGCCCTCTATGCTGTTAATGCCAAACTCCTCGGCGTTCTCGAAGTCTTCGATGGGTGCTATCGCGCCCCGTGCTCCCTCGGGAACATCCTCGACGCCCCTG
Coding sequences:
- a CDS encoding 4Fe-4S dicluster domain-containing protein, which gives rise to MVDVGREIMWNVGHAGQYISYAFLVIVAIVLIMGLKKRYAMWKIGKPAPIQFTKRLGERIGYFIANGIFHKSILREAFPGWMHFFIFWGFLVLSVGTALVAIQADFTDLLFKVKFLKGGFYLIFSFFLDLAGLMAIIGILMAMYRRYVTKPSRLDNKPDDAIVLVWILVVLVTGFLAEGVRIAHSMPDYEKWSFVGYVTAYIFAGMPKESIEVTHKVFWYFHMVISFGLIAYIVHSRLLHIITSSLNMMFRGVEDVPEGARGAIAPIEDFENAEEFGINSIEGFTWRQIFDLDACTRCGRCQDLCPAYNTDKPLSPKQFIQDLKAEWERHCAGVKNEDGMIDTTIQEETLWSCTACMACQVNCPVSIPTFDKNIEMRRYLTLTLSKTTSETKLLFKNLQKNNNPYGMGKKERLGWTEGLDIRNAMEQEVEYLYWVGCVASLDDRNRKVARAFATILNQAGVNFGILGTDEMCCGDPSRRCGNEEQYLGTAQANVELLNEIGIKKIITTCPHCYTTIKKEYAQIGGNFEVYHQAEFINKLMSEGKLKLNP